One window from the genome of Lentibacillus daqui encodes:
- a CDS encoding helix-turn-helix domain-containing protein: MLTYNKKVRLVVTKENKQLLDSQSRMCNWLYNQLLDAVEEDYHNEKRKNCFPAET, translated from the coding sequence ATGCTTACGTATAATAAAAAGGTACGGTTGGTGGTTACAAAAGAAAACAAGCAGTTACTCGATTCTCAATCCAGAATGTGCAACTGGCTGTACAATCAATTGCTGGACGCAGTGGAAGAAGATTATCACAATGAAAAAAGAAAAAACTGCTTTCCGGCAGAAACCTGA
- a CDS encoding IS607 family transposase → MYTIDEASSILGVHPTTLRRWEKEGKITSSRTTGGHRRYAVEDLSAIKHDLKPLQDKIVIGYCRVSSSNQKEELKRQVHTVSQYCSANGYQFRIIKDLGSGLNDDKKGLKELIRLAQSNQVEKVVVNYKDRLLRFGYELLEQICAFHHVKIEIVNHTEDKTYEQELVEDMLSIITVFSSRLYGSRSHKRKKLQQAVKQVIEDNGHAYV, encoded by the coding sequence ATGTATACCATCGATGAAGCATCCAGCATACTTGGTGTTCATCCCACTACATTAAGAAGGTGGGAAAAAGAGGGGAAGATAACATCCTCTCGAACCACCGGTGGCCATAGAAGATATGCTGTAGAAGACCTCAGTGCTATCAAGCATGATTTGAAACCACTTCAAGACAAAATTGTTATTGGGTATTGCCGTGTATCATCATCGAACCAAAAGGAAGAGTTAAAAAGGCAGGTCCATACCGTTTCGCAGTATTGTTCGGCAAATGGATATCAGTTTCGTATTATAAAAGATCTGGGAAGTGGTTTGAATGACGATAAGAAGGGGCTAAAGGAATTAATCCGGCTGGCGCAAAGCAATCAGGTGGAGAAAGTTGTCGTCAACTACAAGGATAGGTTACTACGTTTTGGGTATGAATTGTTGGAACAAATATGTGCCTTCCATCATGTGAAAATTGAAATCGTCAACCATACAGAGGATAAAACATATGAGCAGGAGTTAGTCGAGGATATGCTTTCCATTATTACTGTCTTCAGCAGCCGCTTGTATGGAAGCAGAAGTCACAAGCGAAAGAAACTGCAACAAGCGGTGAAACAGGTCATCGAGGACAACGGCCATGCTTACGTATAA
- the ribH gene encoding 6,7-dimethyl-8-ribityllumazine synthase, with the protein MGNTYEGSLVGTELKVGIVIARFNEFITGNLLDGAIGTLKRHGVLEENMDIAWVPGAFEIPLVAKKMADSNYYDTVITLGAVIRGSTAHFDYVCNEAAKGVANVSLETGKPIIFGILTTDTIEQAIERAGTKAGNKGADAAVAAIEMANLVAQIEG; encoded by the coding sequence ATGGGTAACACATACGAAGGAAGTCTGGTTGGTACGGAGTTAAAAGTTGGGATCGTGATTGCACGTTTTAACGAATTTATTACGGGTAATCTATTAGATGGAGCGATCGGCACGTTAAAGCGGCATGGCGTTTTGGAAGAAAACATGGATATTGCCTGGGTACCCGGTGCCTTTGAAATCCCGCTTGTTGCAAAAAAAATGGCAGATTCGAATTATTATGATACGGTCATTACTTTAGGAGCGGTCATCCGAGGGTCAACAGCCCATTTTGATTATGTTTGTAATGAAGCGGCTAAGGGAGTTGCAAATGTGTCATTGGAAACGGGCAAACCGATTATCTTTGGAATTTTAACTACGGACACGATTGAGCAAGCGATTGAACGTGCCGGGACCAAGGCTGGTAATAAAGGTGCAGATGCCGCTGTGGCAGCAATTGAGATGGCGAATCTTGTGGCGCAAATAGAAGGATAG